CGATTGGGGTTGGTGTACCAACACAAGTCGATACTCTTTTAAAAGAGATCTTACGCTATTTTAACGCAAATCAAATAGCCATGCATTTTCATGACACTCGCGGAACTGCATTAGCAAATGTGATGACAAGTCTTTCAAATGGCATTAATAAGTTTGATAGTGCAATTGGCGGACTAGGTGGCTGTCCATATGCAAAAGGTGCTTCAGGAAATGTAGCGACAGAAGATTTGTTGTATTTACTCCATGGAATGGGGATTGAAACAGGAATCAGTCTTGATAAAATTCAACAGACCGCATTATTTTTAGAACAAAAAATGGAGAAACGATTAAATTCAAAGTTAGTGGCAGTTGCACGAGGGGAGGACTTTGATGTTACAGTTCGTTCACTTAGAAATTGAACAAGGTATTGCAATCGTAACATTATCGAGAGCTGATGCAGCGAATGCATTATCTGTACACATGTTAAAGGAGTTAAGGGAAACACTTGAAACCATTCAATATCATCAAGGGGTGCGCGTTGTTATTGTCACAGGTCAAGGGGACAAGGCTTTTTGTGCAGGTGCAGATTTAAAGGAACGAAACGGGATGAATGAAATAGAAGTAAGGAAAACAGTTGCAATGATTGGTCAAACAGTAACTATGTTTGAATCATTAGCGCAGCCAGTGATAGCAGCCATTAATGGTGTTGCCTTTGGTGGTGGATTAGAATTAGCACTAGCCTGTGATATTCGATTAGCGAGTAGTCATGCAAAAATGGGCCTTACTGAAGCTTCACTTGGAATTATACCAGGCGCTGGAGGCACACAACGCCTTCCAAGATTAATCGGACTTGGTAAAGCAAAAGAGCTGATTTTTACAGCGCGTCGTTTATCAGCAATCGAAGCTAAGGAATATGGAATCGTTGAACATGTTGTAGCTCCTGAGGAATTACTTTTTAAAGCAAAAGAGCTTGCGAGTGAAATGGCAAAAAACGCGCCATTATCTCTTGTTCAGGCAAAGAAAGCCATGAATGAAGGTTTGCAAACAGATATTCATACGGCTCTGCAAATTGAATCTTTAGCTTATAGTCGCTTACTCCATACAGAGGATCGACTGGAGGGGTTAAATGCTTTTAAAGAAAAGCGAACACCAGTATATCAGGGCAAATAAAAGGGGGATGGGAGAAATGACAGAATTAACAGTTGAAAACAAACATAAGCAACTAAAAGATACAATTCTTAAAGGTGGAAAAGCAAAATACCATGAAAAAAATAAAGAACAGGGGAAACTATTTGTTCGTGAACGACTAGAACTGTTATTTGATGATGGGATTCTTGCAGAAGATGGAACCTTTGCTAATATACTTGCTGGAGATTTACCAGCAGATGGTGTGGTTACAGGTATTGGAAAGATACATGGCCGCACAGTATGTGTAATGGCCAATGATTCAACTATAAAGGCAGGATCATGGGGAGCACGTACAGTAGAAAAAATTATTCGTATTCAAGAAACAGCTGATAAGCTTGGGGTTCCTTTATTTTATTTAGTAGATTCTGCTGGAGCACGTATTACCGACCAAATAGAAATGTTCCCAGGTCGTCGAGGTGCCGGACGTATTTTTTATAACCAAGTAAAATTATCAGGACGAATTCCACAAATTTGTTTACTATTTGGTCCTTCTGCTGCGGGCGGTGCATATATTCCAGCATTTTGTGATGTTGTCGTTATGGTAGAAGGCAATGCTTCTATGTATTTAGGTTCCCCTCGAATGGCTGAAATGGTGATCGGTGAAAAAGTTGACCTTGAAACAATGGGCGGTGCTAAGATGCATTGTTCTATTTCTGGGTGTGGAGATGTTTTAGCAAAAACAGAACAAGAAGCAATTGCCTATGCCCGTCAGTACATCAGTTATTTTCCAGATAATTTTAAAAACAAACCTCTATTAGAACAACCGAAACTACCTGCTACATTTGAGAAATCGATTGCAGAATTGATTCCTACTAATCAAAATGTTCCATTTAATATGTACGATTTAATCGATCGAATTATTGATGAAGGATCATTTTGTGAAGTGAAAAAATTATTTGCTGCGGAAATGATTACTGGATTTGCCCGGATCAATGGACAATCTGTAGGGATCATTGCAAACCAGCCTCGTGTAAAAGGTGGAGTTCTGTTTCATGATTCTGCGGATAAAGCTGCAAAGTTTATAAGTCTTTGTGATGCTTACCATATCCCTTTACTATTCCTAGCAGATGTGCCAGGATTCATGATTGGTACGCAAGTAGAGAAACTGGGTATTATTCGTCACGGAGCAAAGATGATTTTCGCCATGAGCGAAGCAACGGTACCTAAAATTACAGTGATTGTTCGAAAAGCGTATGGAGCAGGGTTATATGCAATGGCAGGTCCAGCATTTGAACCGGATGTTTGTATTGCATTAACGGGCGCACAAATTGCAGTGATGGGTCCAGAAGCAGCGGTAAATGCTGTGTATGCAAATAAGATTGCACAGTTACCAAAGGAAGAGCAAGCAAAATTTATTGAGGAACGTCGCAATGAATATCGAGAGGAAATTGATATCTATCGCTTAGCATCTGAGTTAATCATTGATGATGTAATTGAGCCAAATGAACTACGACAAACATTAGAGAAGCGTTTGGAAGTTTACCAATCAAAGGAAATCACATTTACCAATCGTAAACATGGAGTTAGTCCCGTTTAGTACTTGTTCAATTATAGTTTACTTAAAAAGGCGAAATGCTATTGAAAAGCATTTCGCCTATTGTTCGTAGAAAGTAGCTAAAATTCTTCTATACTTCATTGATTAAATATATTTTCCGTATTTACCTAGTAACTCTTTTGTTTTTTGTTTACCAAGTATTTTTTCAATTTCTTTCATCACGTGATCGGGGATACCTGTTAAGACCCATTGGATCGAAAACGATGAAAGAAGTGGGCGGAGTTTTTGTATTTCTTTTTTCGAAAGTGGAATCTGATAAGTTTTGGCATATTCAGCTAGCTCCTTATCTGATTTACGGTTGATTTCACTTAATAGGGTAAGGTAATCCATTTACTCATCCTTTCAAGTTTTAGTTCTTTACAAAGCGCCCTTAATCTATTATACTTTGATTTTGTAAATCGTAATGATTATGAATTAGAAAGAAGCGAAGTGTATGGCGCAGCAGCCTTTAATTGAATTACAAAATGTCTCATTTCAATATGAATATACACAAGTGTTAACTAATATTTCTTTAACAGTAAGAGAAGGTGATTTTTTAGCATTACTTGGTCCAAACGGCTCTGGAAAATCAACTTTATTGAAAATAATTTTAGGCTTACTAAAACCTACAAAGGGCACTGTAAAGTTGTTTGGAAATCCAAGTTCATCTTTTAAACATAGAGAGTGGATAGGTTATGTTTCTCAAAAATCCAATTCTTTTAATTCGGGATTTCCTGCTACTGTAAAGGAAGTTGTAGAAAGTGGACTTACTAAAAAAATTGGCCTATTTAAAAAGCATTTGCCCAAGCAACAAGAAAAAGTGATGAAATCCTTACAAGCAGTGGGCATGGAGAAGTTTGCAAATCGTAATATTGGTGAACTTTCTGGTGGTCAGCAACAACGAGTTTTTATTGCTAGAGCTCTAGTAGCAGAACCAAAATTGCTTATTTTAGATGAACCAACCGTCGGAATTGACCACGAAAATGTGCAGTCATTCTATGATATGCTTACTGAATTGAATGAGCAACTTCATATGACGATGATCTTAGTGACACATGATGTGGATACAGTATCCAATACAATTAGCCATGTGGCTTGTTTAAATCAAACAATCCACTTCCATGGATATAAAGACGATTATGAATCCTTATCCGATGATCAATTAAATGCATGGTACGGGCATGCAGTACGTAAAATTCATCATGACAATAAGGAGATACAAAAATGATCGAATCCATCCTACACTATGACTTTTTGCAGAATGCCTTCTTGTCTGGCATTATTATCGGAGTAATTGCTCCATTACTGGGCGTTTTTATCGTTGTTCGTCGATTATCCTTAATCGCTGATGCATTAAGCCATGTGACCTTAGCTGGTATTGCGGGAAGCTTATACTTAAGTCAAAGTGTCGCAGCATTTGCAACATTAAACCCTATTTATCTAGGGATTCTTTCTGCGGTAGGGGGTTCTGTTCTAATCGAACGACTTCGCAGATTATATAAACATTTTGAAGAATTGGCAATTCCAATTATTATGTCAGCAGGTCTTGGCTTGAGTGCAATTTTCATCTCATTAGCACAAGGTTTTAGTACCGATTTATTTAGTTATTTATTTGGCTCTGTTTCGGCCGTTAGTAGACAAGATTTATGGATTGTCCTTGGAATTGCTATATTAGTAATCGCATTTACAAATCTTTTTTACAAAGAACTATTTGTTTTATCATTTGATGAAGAATATGCAAAAGCAAGTGGCCTACCAGCCAAAACAGTCCATCTATTATTTATGGTCGTAACTGCACTTGTCATTGCAGCTAGTATGAGAATAGTTGGAATATTACTTGTATCATCATTAATTACATTACCTGTAGCTGCAAGCATCCGAATTGCAAAAGGATTTAAACAAACGATCTTCTTTGCCATTTTATTTGGAGAACTTGCAGTCATTATTGGTTTAATGACAGCCTTCTATTTAAATTTGGCTCCAGGTGGTACAATTGTAGTAACATCAATTTTAATATTATTACTTGTTATATTAGGAAAGAAAATTGTGATGGCAATACGCGCATAGGATTGAAGGGAGCACTAGGGTTATGAATTTAACAAAAGCATGGGAAATCTTAAAAGCGAGTGGCTTTAAAAAGACAGATAAACGTGAACAAATATTAGAAATGTTCGAAGCTACAGAAAAATATTTAACAGCCCGCGACCTGCTTGTTGTCATGAAAAAAGACTACCCTGGAATGAGCTACGATACAATTTATCGCAATTTATCTACGTTTGTAGAATTAGGTATACTGGAAGAAACCGAGTTATCTGGAGAACGTCATTTTCGCATGCAATGTGAAACCGAACATCATCATCATCACTTCATCTGTATGGAATGCGGTAAAATTAAAGAAATCCACCTTTGCCCAATGGATATGCTCCAGGAACAACTTCCAGAGTATGAGATCGAGAATCATAAATTTGAGATTTATGGTAAATGTCCAGAGTGTATAAGGAAAAGCCAGTTAAAGTAACTTTAACTGGTTCTGCTACTTCCTAAAAAATATTATCAATAACATATAGAATATGCATACCACATCACAATTGAAATGGTATGCTTTTTTTATTGATATCAACACAAGTTGTAATGACAAACTAATAATTTCTTGTACTAATTACGTAGTTTAAAGATTAGAAATAGAAGAGAATTAAATAGATGTTGTTAAAAGAAAAATAATATTGATTAGGTGTTAACCTGGATGTATATTTTATTTATCATAATATACCTTTGTAAGGAATAGGAGAAAATTTTAAATACTACCCTCATATAAAATATTTCTTATTCCTTACAATTACTTTTAGTATGATGATTGAATAATAAAATGAAGGATCGATAAGGAGAAAATGATGATGGAAAAGACAGCATTAATTATTATTGATTTGCAAATAGGTGTTCAGCCAGAGGATGCTTCACTTTATAACTTAGCTAATGTTCTAGAAGGGGTAAATCAAAGAATTCGTTTGTTTAGAGAAGAAAATCATCCAATAATTTTTGTTCAACATCATGATCATGAACTAATTCTTAATTCTACAAAGTGGCAACTTTTCCCTGAGTTAGATGATAAAGAATCGGATATCTATATCAACAAAACGCATGCTAATTCTTTTTACAAGACTAATTTGCAAGATGAACTAAGAAAATTAAATATACATAAAATTGAAATTTGCGGAGCGCAAACAGAATACTGTGTAGATACGACGATTCGAATGGCTCATGGTTTAGGCTATAAAGTTTTTATGAAAAAAGGGTTAACGACAACATTAAACAATGAACTTTTAGGAGCGAAAACAATTATTCAACACCATGAGAATTTATGGGATCGTCGATTTTTAACGTTTATATAGAAATTGTTGGAAGAATA
This window of the Rummeliibacillus pycnus genome carries:
- a CDS encoding enoyl-CoA hydratase, which codes for MLQFVHLEIEQGIAIVTLSRADAANALSVHMLKELRETLETIQYHQGVRVVIVTGQGDKAFCAGADLKERNGMNEIEVRKTVAMIGQTVTMFESLAQPVIAAINGVAFGGGLELALACDIRLASSHAKMGLTEASLGIIPGAGGTQRLPRLIGLGKAKELIFTARRLSAIEAKEYGIVEHVVAPEELLFKAKELASEMAKNAPLSLVQAKKAMNEGLQTDIHTALQIESLAYSRLLHTEDRLEGLNAFKEKRTPVYQGK
- a CDS encoding acyl-CoA carboxylase subunit beta, with protein sequence MTELTVENKHKQLKDTILKGGKAKYHEKNKEQGKLFVRERLELLFDDGILAEDGTFANILAGDLPADGVVTGIGKIHGRTVCVMANDSTIKAGSWGARTVEKIIRIQETADKLGVPLFYLVDSAGARITDQIEMFPGRRGAGRIFYNQVKLSGRIPQICLLFGPSAAGGAYIPAFCDVVVMVEGNASMYLGSPRMAEMVIGEKVDLETMGGAKMHCSISGCGDVLAKTEQEAIAYARQYISYFPDNFKNKPLLEQPKLPATFEKSIAELIPTNQNVPFNMYDLIDRIIDEGSFCEVKKLFAAEMITGFARINGQSVGIIANQPRVKGGVLFHDSADKAAKFISLCDAYHIPLLFLADVPGFMIGTQVEKLGIIRHGAKMIFAMSEATVPKITVIVRKAYGAGLYAMAGPAFEPDVCIALTGAQIAVMGPEAAVNAVYANKIAQLPKEEQAKFIEERRNEYREEIDIYRLASELIIDDVIEPNELRQTLEKRLEVYQSKEITFTNRKHGVSPV
- a CDS encoding DUF2624 family protein, which gives rise to MDYLTLLSEINRKSDKELAEYAKTYQIPLSKKEIQKLRPLLSSFSIQWVLTGIPDHVMKEIEKILGKQKTKELLGKYGKYI
- a CDS encoding metal ABC transporter ATP-binding protein, with product MAQQPLIELQNVSFQYEYTQVLTNISLTVREGDFLALLGPNGSGKSTLLKIILGLLKPTKGTVKLFGNPSSSFKHREWIGYVSQKSNSFNSGFPATVKEVVESGLTKKIGLFKKHLPKQQEKVMKSLQAVGMEKFANRNIGELSGGQQQRVFIARALVAEPKLLILDEPTVGIDHENVQSFYDMLTELNEQLHMTMILVTHDVDTVSNTISHVACLNQTIHFHGYKDDYESLSDDQLNAWYGHAVRKIHHDNKEIQK
- a CDS encoding metal ABC transporter permease; its protein translation is MIESILHYDFLQNAFLSGIIIGVIAPLLGVFIVVRRLSLIADALSHVTLAGIAGSLYLSQSVAAFATLNPIYLGILSAVGGSVLIERLRRLYKHFEELAIPIIMSAGLGLSAIFISLAQGFSTDLFSYLFGSVSAVSRQDLWIVLGIAILVIAFTNLFYKELFVLSFDEEYAKASGLPAKTVHLLFMVVTALVIAASMRIVGILLVSSLITLPVAASIRIAKGFKQTIFFAILFGELAVIIGLMTAFYLNLAPGGTIVVTSILILLLVILGKKIVMAIRA
- a CDS encoding Fur family transcriptional regulator yields the protein MNLTKAWEILKASGFKKTDKREQILEMFEATEKYLTARDLLVVMKKDYPGMSYDTIYRNLSTFVELGILEETELSGERHFRMQCETEHHHHHFICMECGKIKEIHLCPMDMLQEQLPEYEIENHKFEIYGKCPECIRKSQLK
- a CDS encoding cysteine hydrolase family protein, which encodes MEKTALIIIDLQIGVQPEDASLYNLANVLEGVNQRIRLFREENHPIIFVQHHDHELILNSTKWQLFPELDDKESDIYINKTHANSFYKTNLQDELRKLNIHKIEICGAQTEYCVDTTIRMAHGLGYKVFMKKGLTTTLNNELLGAKTIIQHHENLWDRRFLTFI